The following are from one region of the Pectobacterium actinidiae genome:
- the ilvN gene encoding acetolactate synthase small subunit → MRRILSVLLENESGALSRVVGLFSQRGYNIESLTVAPTEDPTLSRMTIQTVGDEKVLEQIEKQLHKLVDVLRVSELGQGAHVEREIMLVKLQATGYGREEVKRCADIFRGQIVDVTASLYTVQLAGTSDKLDAFLSAVREVSEIVEVARSGIVGVSRGDKIMR, encoded by the coding sequence ATGCGGCGGATTTTATCAGTATTACTTGAGAATGAATCAGGCGCCTTGTCACGTGTCGTCGGCCTGTTTTCACAGCGCGGCTACAACATCGAAAGCCTGACGGTCGCGCCAACCGAAGATCCAACGCTATCTCGTATGACTATCCAGACGGTAGGCGACGAGAAAGTGCTGGAGCAGATCGAAAAACAACTGCACAAGCTGGTGGATGTCCTGCGCGTCAGTGAACTGGGTCAGGGAGCGCATGTTGAGCGTGAGATCATGCTGGTGAAGCTACAGGCTACAGGCTATGGTCGTGAAGAGGTGAAACGCTGCGCCGATATTTTCCGCGGTCAGATCGTGGATGTCACCGCCTCGCTTTATACCGTACAGCTTGCTGGCACCAGTGATAAGCTGGATGCATTCCTCAGTGCCGTGCGTGAAGTGTCCGAAATTGTTGAAGTGGCGCGCTCTGGTATTGTCGGCGTATCGCGCGGCGATAAAATCATGCGTTAA